The Salvelinus alpinus chromosome 14, SLU_Salpinus.1, whole genome shotgun sequence genomic sequence GCAGCAAATTGCCACTGATATGTCTGAGGAAAGTCACCGTTTTAGCTCCACAATCATCCACAGTCTAATGCATCTGTGGCAGTAAGCTGTCATCACAGCGGTCAAACTATGGACTGTGGGTACAACTGAAAATGATCCCTTTGTGAAACTAAGTAACGAATAATTAAAGAGGGGCTATGCGCTCTATGGAAAACCCTGAACACCGTGGAAGGTGTGTCTCTCATTAATTATTGATATTTCCCTTTTATACCAAGGCTATACTTTAGCACATTTGCCTCTAGAAATGTGTTACACATCCACCGAAggagctagcaagtttactataTAGCTTCAGtacaatctccacccggcacagtacAAAGCTACAGTacaatctccacccagcacagtacAAAGCTTCAGtacaatctccacccggcacagtacAAAGCTACAGtacaatctccacccggcacagtacAAAGCTTCAGtacaatctccacccggcacagtacAAAGCTACAGtacaatctccacccggcacagtacAAAGCTTCAGtacaatctccacccggcacagtacAAAGCTTCAGtacaatctccacccggcacagtacAAAGCTTCAGtacaatctccacccggcacagtacAAAGCTACAGTACAatatccacccggcacagccagaagaggactggccacccctcataacctggttcctctctaggtttcttcctaggttttggcctttctagggagtttttcctagccaccgtgcttctacacctgcattgctttgcagtttgggggttttaggctgggtttctgtacagcactttgagatattagctgatgtaagaagggctttataaatacatttgatttgatttgatacaggaGTTGCTGTGGTAACCTAACATACTTggtagtttagctaaccaaaccatcagtcctagcttgaaATTATGAACATTGAATTCAACAATACTAATAATGTTTTCGattcgacttttgctttcaaaagcagcttaAACATCGAACACGTAAGCAttatgtcaggacccggtgcgagaaacagtcactaataatggtcagaacccagaagatgaggcagacacagcagtactagcgatagtggtttaataaagaacaaaatcttcaggcaaagaaactaaatccacaatgtccaaaaataaagccaaaaggcacaaaatggaaatcctccaaaatacaaaagaaacttcaaagtggtaaaaaacagcagggaaaaacaaacctcaaaagactactcaaataatacacaagaactaaaccagagaacctctggaaaatccaacaagagaaatctctgaataaaacaaggttggggctgggtgctaacttacaaacactgagcaaggaacaaaggaacacacagggtttaaatactaacaagggaatgacctacaggtgcaaacaataattagagaaagaaaaacaaaaggtacaaaaaaggtgcaatggggacatctagtgaccaaaacccgaacagtcttggccaaaacctgacacattaACTATAGTCCttgaattctaccgtgcaaatacacggtcacgttctgaccttagttctttttttatgtctttattttagcttggtcagggcgtgagttggggtgggcattctatgtgtttctatgttttgttctgttcattatatttctatgtgtttggcctagtatggttctcaatcagaggcaggtgtcgatcgttgtctctgattgagaatcatatttaggtagcctgttttcccactatgggttgtgggtggttgtttcctgtgttagtgtttgcatcatacgggactgtttcggttatttgtttgtatttttgttaagtgttctgttgatttattaaatatctcattatggacccttaccacgctgcacattgatCCGATCCTTGtgactcctcctcagacgaggacgaaatccgttacagaaccacccaccaaaaaaggaccaagcagcgtggtaaccaggAGCAGGAGCATACACTGTGCATTATAGTGCAAAAAATGcacactctagaatgcccttcaagccaatcagaaacaagtattgAACAATGAAACAATACTTTAACaatactgggtggttcgagccctaaaTTCTGATTGGCTTACATCCGtgctatatcagaccgtatacatgacaaaacatgtatttttacggctctaattaagttggttaccagtttataacagaTTGCCGCTTTTAAGGATATAGTCAGGTTAGGTCAAAGTAATGCGTTATCACAAAGTCCTACTTTACAGGGGGAATAacaggcacctcgggggtttgtgatatatggccaatataccacggctaaggtctgttcataagcacgacgcaacgtggagtgcctgaacacagcccttagccgtggtatatctgCCATGtaacacaaacccccgaggtgcctgtTATTCCACCTGTAAAGTAGGACTTTGTGATAACGCATTACTTTGACCTAACCTGACTATATCCTTAAAAGCGACAATCTGCGATTGCTACATCCATTTCTTTACTTTTAAATtaattactgtatatatatatatatgtacccactgattcttgaaGAAAATATGAATTAcgaatgagcttagttcaactgtcgtaccccatcaaacCCCAAAATATAATCCTGCTTcatcctcccgagtggcgcagcggtctaagcaagaggggtcactacagtccctggttcgaatccaggctgtatcacatccagctgtgtTTGGGAGTCAGGGTTtttccgtcattgtaaatacgaatttgttcttaactgatttgcctagttcaatataataaataaaaaaatgaggtttgtaaacaatgtaattgaaAACCAACATTGTGTAGCCTCAAAACACGGGAGAACTGCAACTGTACaaggtcagtccttgcatctgtagctctgtctatgaatttgaaaggggtttaTTTCCCCAGCCTCAtctctcagctgtttaccaaatcaGTGGCGTGATGTCAGCTTCGTTATTGGTTGAACTGCAGATGACCCTTTTAAATCACTCAATTAAaataatacttaaaaaaaaaaatgtaacatttttttattacattcAAATAAACCGCAtctcagtgttttgttacttgttgtgtttgttgttttttgtgtgGATGTTAAACAACATCTCATTGCACAATAGGGACTGtgaaatgacacacacactatcacacactatcacacactatcacacactatctacacacacacatcgttATTCTATTGTTTGTGTATCATTTCATTTTACATGTGTGTGGCTGTTATTGTccatcagtgtatcagtgttttgcTACTTGTGGTGTTTTTGTGTGAATCCCAGAAGGATTTGCTGCTGCTTTGGCAAAACATAACAGTGTTCCGAATAAACCAATAATACTGGAAAGCACTGTAGAAGCCTGGAGGTGACAGCGGCCATTTTAGTGACAGCTTTAGACCTCTGAAGGTCATTTGTAGCGGGTGAAACAGCATGTGGGGTGTTTGACAAGCCTTGCTTGCAGGAGATTTAATGCATCTCATTGTAAAATAGACTGACTAAATTTACACCACATATCCGCcgtcactttttttttttgtcgTTGTTGTAATCTCTCTCAGCAAACTCTTTAGATGAAATATTCAACAGCACTTTATCTCCAAGACAAATCTCCTCCACATTgcattttctctctgtctttacaaCCTCCGCAAACAACTACGCCTTCAATGCCTTTCTCTCCGACTGCATGTTATCAGCAAGTCAACTTAACACAGATGTTGTAAACAAAGACTCACACATCCGAAACAAAAAAAGAGAATCGAGggaatatttttttaatatattttttatttaatttatttttacctCAACATCATTCTGTTGACAAAACGTAAGTAAAAACATAGTTGTATCTAAATAATGATGATAAAacataaaaggggggggggggtaacttgCACTATAAAATCAGAATTGTATTTTACAATAAATCCTGCAAGTGGATTATAAATATGGCTAATTTACAACAtgtacaaacattttttttttttaaagcaagtgGAATCAGTTGCAGAACGGTAGAACAGTTTTTCATCCCAGCATCAGTGTATATCTACTGTATTACAATTACATGGAGAAGGCCTATGGGGAAGCATTGCAACCACTTGGTAAGCAGATTTAGGTACAGAATCAAATCAGGGCTACGTGATTATAAAGACACTGTCACTTTTTATCTAATGTATAAAATCTAACTCATAAGACATGTAACCCTACcttgtccatattaggacagccacAGCTCAGACCCATTCTTTCAATGCATAATCTACTTGCCAAATAAagttgtttttttttggggggggggggggggggtccgaaACTACGGAGGAATGCTGTACAATAGAGTGTTACGTGAATGAATTGTCATCCTTTAGGAAACAAAATGAATGTAGAGTGAAACTCTTCCACACGTACCgttgcataaaaaaaaaaaaactttctgtGCTTCTGTTCATGTTTAATTGAACTAGTATTGCATGTAATGCCCTAAAGGTAGACTATTGAAGCACATCACTAGCAAAAATACAGTCGAGAGAACACTCTAATAATTAATCTGCCTCAGACCGGTTTTTAATATGCACACGTCCTAATTCTGTAGTTATGCTTGATTGTCACTCTAAAGGAAATATTTCTGGAGAATATTGTATGAATGAAAATCACTTATACTCTGAATAGGTTACTACAAAAACCTTTCCATTGTTGAAGAAGGTTTGGAATGTTACGTGAAGAAAATACTACTTTATGTACTAGATGAAATTGACAGtaactttgttgttgttgttgctttcaCCCACATTTGAAATAATATTTGTaagtaaaacaacaacaaaaaaacgattgAAAGCTATACTTCCTGAAAGTGGCATGTTAGGTGATGACGTCATCAAAACATGTGCAGCAATGAGATAAAAGTGGAATGTGATGTCATCAAAACATGGACTGTAGTGGGATGACAGTGGGATGCGATGTCATCAAAACATGGACCGTAGACGGATGACAGTGGGATGTGATGTCATCAAAACATGGACCGTATACGGATGACAGTGGGATGTGATAtcatctaccaactgagccacacgtggtcccgtgtggctcagttggtagagcatggcgcttgcaacgccagggttgtgggttcattccccacggggggaccaggatgaatatgtatgaatgttccaatttgtaagtcgctctggataagagcgtctgctaaatgacttaaatgtaacgttaaatgtaaatcaaaacatgGGCCGTAGACGGATGACAGTGAGTTGTGATGTCATAAAAACATGGGCTGTAGAGGGATGACAGTGGGATGTGGGTGTGGCTGCATCATGGAGGGGAACATGGCTGGACGGGGCATAGCGTGGAATGTCACCGCCATTGGGTGGTGGTGTAAACTGGGCGGGGCCATTACCGAGAGCTGCGGTGGTGAGGTCACAAAGGGAGGAGGGTAGGGCCCAGAGGGACACATTTCTGCCCCCATAGGCAGGCTGCTGACAGGGACCGGAAGAACATGGGGTAAGAGAGTTGGTTGAGGGTGCTGAGGGAGGAATGCTGCACGGTGGTGATGTTGGTGGTGGAGGATGGTGTGTCGGATAGTGATGGACCTGGTTGGCATGGAGGACATGGGGGATGGAGACAGGTGGACGGGGTGGAGCATGCGAGGACAGGAAGGGGACACCGCGACAGGAGACCCAGACATAACTTGCTTCATCTTTCCAGGGAACACCTGATGTTGCTGATGGTGGTGGAGGACGTGGGTTTGGATCTGAACGAGACAGTGATGTTTCTCCATACCGTCAGACGGGTGCTGCGGATGGAAACACGGTGGTCTGTGATTGTGGTAGGGGCTAGCTGTAACGGTAGTACCTCCAGGTCTCAGGCTCTCCATGAACCCTCTCTCGTCCTGAACCCTAACCCCAGGATGAAACCTCTGAATCTGGGTAGGCTGGGGGCTGTGGCACTCCTGGTGGGTGGGGTGGCTCCGGGGACTGTGCTGACATGACTTGTCCAGACTCGTCTTCTGTCTGTGAAGCATCTGTGGGATGGACAGGGGGATGATCTCTCTCACACCCAGTGGACTGACCTGGGCAGCCACTGCCACCGTTTGCCTTCTAATACAATCTTGTCCTATGTTACCCATTCCTATACGATGTACCATGATCGGGAGAGAAACAGTGGAAGAGTTTGGGAAGCAAATAGTGCTGTTTTTGTTTTCATTAGTAATACCAATTATTTCTGGGGGATTTGGGGGATCTCTTACAGGCCCAGGCCCaggttgagagggagagaaggaacatTCGACTTTCATGCTGGGAACATTGTTCTGAATCTGGAGCTGAGGAGAGCCTCCCATTGACTTACTGTTGTGCTCTACAGCTGGCTGACTCAGGGCACTACAGCTGGCAAATTTACCTTTTACCACAAGGTATTCCACAGCTGTATTCACTAGATTCTCACTCTGGACGTTCAGCTTACATCTGTCAACAGACAGTACAtccagacgaggttcagccatgTGAACATTGTGACCTACAGGAGGTTCTGAGATGTGAACATTGTGACCTACAGGAAGGTCTGAGATGTGAACATTGTGACCTACAGGAGGTTCTGAGATGTGAACATTGTGACCTACAGGAAGGTCTGAGATGTGAACATTGTGACCTACAGGAAGGTCTGAGATGTGAACATTGTGACCTACAGGAGGTTCTGAGATGTGAACATTGTGACATACAGGAAGGTCTGAGATGTGAACATTGTGACCTACAGGAGGTTCTGAGATGTGAGGAGTATAACtggcccctctctgtctcttcctctgtctcccctccccaccacagGAAACACAGGCAGACCAAGCAGACCCCTCCTCACCCATTGAACCATCTGGCCCATTGGACTCTTCCACAGTTGACTGACACTGGGTACATAGGACTGGCCCATTGGGCTCTACCACAGTTGACTGACACTGGGTACATTGGACTGGCCCATTGGGCTCTACCATTACAGCTGGCTGACACTGACTGCATGGACCCTGGAGGTCAAGGCTCTGCTCATCATCAGCCAGAGACATTGATGCTGTCCGTTTCCTTTTCAGGGCCCTGCTCTCACACAAGTCTTCACCAAGCCTCTCGGGTGAATGGGCCATGCTTAGTTTTTGGGTAACGGTGACTAAGCTCTCTGGTGCCGTGACTGTCATCCCTCTGCTTGGGTTTTGTCTAACAACCCCAGGAGGTTTCTCAGGGCAAGGGGTGTCGTTGTGACTCTGTGAGCTCTCTGAGCCATGCCCTGCAGTGTTTCTCTGTTCTGTTGATGAATGGACCGGGTCTCTCCTGACGCTCCTCCCCAACACCTTTTCATCCGAGAGGCTGAGGCTGCCCGCTGAGCCATTTACTCTGCCTGCTGTTTcctgtcttcttctctcctcctccctctccctttccacaacacgctccctctccctttccacaacacgctccctctccctttccactacacgcttcctctccctctccctctctctctccctctctctctccttctccctctccctctccctctctctctctctctccctctctctctctctctccctctctctctctctctccctctccctgtcctcgGCGGCAAAGGGGACAGTGCAGCCACTGTCCTCAGCCGATTGCTTTGACTTCTCTAATGGCTGCACTCGCTGTGAAGTGGGGACTCTAAATTGGCTATCAAGTCCTTCCCAACACTCAGACCGTCTCTGAAATGTGTTGCATTTCTCTGCATTGCTCTCCAACCCTCCATCCGTCGCCCTCTCTCTGTGgtgctcctcttcttcctcatcccttcctctcatccccctcctcctccccttcttcttgtgGCTCCTGTAATGGCGCCTGTCTCTGGATTTCCATTTCTCGCCACCTGCTGCTCTCTTCTCAGATTGAGTCCTACCTTTTGAGTGCCTACTATATCCCCCACAGCTGTGTCTCTTAAGTCGCAAGCTGCAGCTTTCTGTGTCTGTGTCACTCGTGTGGTGCTCACATATGAGACAATCCTTCCTCTTCACTGCTTCCCTGCCGTCTCTGATAGGGCTATGATGGTTTGGCCAAGAGCAGGCCTTGTTGCGCTCGTTGTCAACATCTGTTGGTTCCTCAGCGCAGACAGAGGTTGAGCTGATACACAAAGCCACAGATAACTTACTCTGACTGTCACCAACACTAACCTTCGCCCTGCTCTGCCATTGCTGCGAGGCCCTAAAGTCAAAATGGAGGGGGTTGCAGCTGTAGGAGAGACAGGGCTCTGTCCTGGTGAAGGTCAACATCTCTGTAGGCCACTGGAGAACAGTGTTTCCATCTCTGCTGAGCACAGAGAAGAACGGCTGGCTGGGCTTGGTGAAAGGACAAGACAGGTTCTTCACCACCACCGTAATGTCTTCTCCTTTCCGTTCCTCTCTCACAGTCCCAGGACACTGAGAggactgagagggggaggagtCGTTCTCAGGGGGACCATCAGAACCGGAGACGACCTCAGAAGAGAAACTGCTAATGGAGGAGTCCTCTTCCCCACAGACACTCTCCTCTATTTTATGAGCTTGTTGGTGTTTGCTTGTTTCCGGCTCGGCCTCTGTTGGGCTGTTTCTCTGAGTTTCCTCATAGTTCTGTCTATCTAGTACTGTGTCTGGGTCGTCTGGGGATGCAGGTAATTGGGAGACGGAGGACACATAAGGTCTGGCCATATCCTCAGAGTTAACTAGCACAGAACACAAATGTGAGGCCTGTGGTGGCATCGGGATGTCAGACCTGGCTAGTGCATCTGATGACCTCTGGATCCACTCACTAAAACTAACACAGTTTGGGCTGAGATCACCAGGCTGAGTGCCAATAGCCTCCACAGTCCCGTGACCTAGTCCCTTTTCCTGTGCAGTAGGAGAGTCCAGAAGGTTCAACTCAACAAAGGGCGTTCTGAGCTTCTGTCTTCTGATACATTCTTTGGAACCCTCCTCTGTGTTGTCACAGAACACGGCGGCCGAAGATTTCAGCTTCACGGATGCTTTCTTTGGGAAGGAGAATGAGAATGCTATTTTGTGCCTGTTGTAATTCTGTTTCTTGGCCTTTCCCGTGTAAGGCCAGTATAGTGTTTTCTGGGTCTTGCTGTTGGTGGCCAGGCCAGTGCTGGTGCTGGTGTGGTTGTGGGTTCCTGTCTCCAGAACTGTGGAGTTGTTGGACTCCTCTGAAGGTCCATCGGTACAGCTGTCTCTGAAACTGCCCTCCACTGCCACCGTAGTGGACTTGAACTTGGGACCACTGCCTGGAGCGCTGAAACATagaaaaataaacatttgaaTGAATATTTGCAAGTCCATATTCATTTGTGCATGGCATTCAATTGTTATGGGCCAATCACTTCATGATATCAATGCTCATGATTCATGTATCTAAAGCAAGGACTCATCCCTAGACTTCTGAATTTCCCCATTACATCAAAACGATATACAGTGTATAAAAGATAGGCTTACACAGTGGGAAAATCTGGTTGAAATTACTTCATTA encodes the following:
- the LOC139538935 gene encoding G patch domain-containing protein 8-like → MACYYIVISSTHLSNGHFRNIKGVFRGPLSKNGNKNLDYAEKERTTTMAKALEDPKANFYCDLCDKQYYKHQEFDNHVNSYDHAHKQRLKELKQREFARNVASKTRKDERKQERALRRIHELAEQRREIHCAPGSGPKFKSTTVAVEGSFRDSCTDGPSEESNNSTVLETGTHNHTSTSTGLATNSKTQKTLYWPYTGKAKKQNYNRHKIAFSFSFPKKASVKLKSSAAVFCDNTEEGSKECIRRQKLRTPFVELNLLDSPTAQEKGLGHGTVEAIGTQPGDLSPNCVSFSEWIQRSSDALARSDIPMPPQASHLCSVLVNSEDMARPYVSSVSQLPASPDDPDTVLDRQNYEETQRNSPTEAEPETSKHQQAHKIEESVCGEEDSSISSFSSEVVSGSDGPPENDSSPSQSSQCPGTVREERKGEDITVVVKNLSCPFTKPSQPFFSVLSRDGNTVLQWPTEMLTFTRTEPCLSYSCNPLHFDFRASQQWQSRAKVSVGDSQSKLSVALCISSTSVCAEEPTDVDNERNKACSWPNHHSPIRDGREAVKRKDCLICEHHTSDTDTESCSLRLKRHSCGGYSRHSKGRTQSEKRAAGGEKWKSRDRRHYRSHKKKGRRRGMRGRDEEEEEHHRERATDGGLESNAEKCNTFQRRSECWEGLDSQFRVPTSQRVQPLEKSKQSAEDSGCTVPFAAEDREREREREREREREREREREREREREKERERERERERERKRVVERERERVVERERERVVEREREEERRRQETAGRVNGSAGSLSLSDEKVLGRSVRRDPVHSSTEQRNTAGHGSESSQSHNDTPCPEKPPGVVRQNPSRGMTVTAPESLVTVTQKLSMAHSPERLGEDLCESRALKRKRTASMSLADDEQSLDLQGPCSQCQPAVMVEPNGPVQCTQCQSTVVEPNGPVLCTQCQSTVEESNGPDGSMGEEGSAWSACVSCGGEGRQRKRQRGASYTPHISEPPVGHNVHISDLPVCHNVHISEPPVGHNVHISDLPVGHNVHISDLPVGHNVHISEPPVGHNVHISDLPVGHNVHISEPPVGHNVHMAEPRLDVLSVDRCKLNVQSENLVNTAVEYLVVKGKFASCSALSQPAVEHNSKSMGGSPQLQIQNNVPSMKVECSFSPSQPGPGPVRDPPNPPEIIGITNENKNSTICFPNSSTVSLPIMVHRIGMGNIGQDCIRRQTVAVAAQVSPLGVREIIPLSIPQMLHRQKTSLDKSCQHSPRSHPTHQECHSPQPTQIQRFHPGVRVQDERGFMESLRPGGTTVTASPYHNHRPPCFHPQHPSDGMEKHHCLVQIQTHVLHHHQQHQVFPGKMKQVMSGSPVAVSPSCPRMLHPVHLSPSPMSSMPTRSITIRHTILHHQHHHRAAFLPQHPQPTLLPHVLPVPVSSLPMGAEMCPSGPYPPPFVTSPPQLSVMAPPSLHHHPMAVTFHAMPRPAMFPSMMQPHPHPTVIPLQPMFL